One segment of Erigeron canadensis isolate Cc75 chromosome 2, C_canadensis_v1, whole genome shotgun sequence DNA contains the following:
- the LOC122589314 gene encoding myosin-1 yields the protein MGGSGGNSQKDLLSLIRDVSTEKSQGERRVVNLKRQIEEVQSEIESANSELEEAKRLKECTEQELKGYEVELALNESSIQILEGRISSIQDEISTIGSDLEALKSEEGNLRDDFIGQMFDLNAKIRKFQQLANATMNEAFSRDTVSQDGSYFSSVNNEDAQRREVEEAKRDLEVKLTQLLSETKEEEHLFQSEQSSHIQEQKELDDLKHRISLMDAVMLGTKELQEISMQTSKLEEACTSLGELLQKKCICPSCHCDNAEMLSGVLQKS from the exons ATGGGAGGTTCCGGCGGTAATTCACAGAAGGATCTTCTATCCCTAATTCGCGACGTCTCTACTGAAAAATCACAAGGAG AGCGTAGGGTTGTAAATCTGAAACGGCAAATTGAAGAAGTGCAATCAGAAATCGAATCTGCGAATTCAGAACTTGAAGAAGCTAAGCGGCTGAAAGAATGTACGGAACAAGAGCTTAAAGGATATGAAGTTGAATTGGCTCTCAATGAATCCTCCATCCAAATTCTCGAG GGGAGGATTTCTTCCATTCAAGATGAAATATCTACCATTGGATCTGATTTGGAGGCACTTAAG AGTGAAGAAGGCAATTTGCG AGATGACTTTATTGGACAAATGTTTGACCTAAATGCAAAGATTAG GAAGTTCCAGCAATTGGCAAATGCCACTATGAATGAAGCTTTTAGCAGGGACACTGTATCGCAGGATGGTTCATATTTCTCATCTG TGAACAATGAAGATGCTCAAAGAAGAGAAGTTGAAGAAGCAAAGAGAGATCTTGAAGTAAAGCTTACTCAATTGTTGTCTGAAACCAAGGAGGAGGAACACTTATTTCAGTCAGAACAAAGTTCTCATATCCAG GAGCAAAAGGAACTCGATGATTTGAAGCATAGAATATCTTTGATGGATGCTGTAATGCTGGGAACTAAGGAGCTTCAAGAAATTTCCAT GCAGACTTCAAAACTTGAAGAGGCATGTACTTCCCTTGGTGAGCTGCTGCagaagaaatgcatttgtcccAGCTGCCATTGTGATAATGCAGAAATGCTGAGTGGAGTTCTTCAGAAAAGCTAG